In Aspergillus nidulans FGSC A4 chromosome II, a single window of DNA contains:
- a CDS encoding protein tvp38 (transcript_id=CADANIAT00005165): MPADYASTARALSVSTTSSRSPSPGEGARPLWSQGATDTRTNAGFAARRSTPIPKQGIMARINAFNERSLALWRKMTFWQKVGSVLAVLSLNILGFGFLYITGRVFQWLGPVAEKWEHSVPVFIVMWLGVFFVSFPPLVGWSTFGTVSGFIFGVWKGWLLYASATVLGSICSFIASRTVLSKFVHRLVERDKRFAALALTLKYDGLKLLCMIRLCPLPYSICNGAISTFPTVQPLMYGLATAIISPKLLVPAFIGSRIRILNEKGEEMSLGSKLINIFSIIVSIAAGIFTGWYIYRRTLARAQELEEREREDIRHSLEADHAAHRPQRAFSDDPIVNAAATTLARDEEERIGFNDFDDDNVDLVIDDDDLSSRRSKSPYKDEFTDNESDVFRDGDGTNTDTYTLHTHVRH, from the exons ATGCCCGCAGATTACGCATCTACCGCGCGCGCTCTTTCTGTTTCAACAACTTCGTCTCGCTCACCATCCCCTGGGGAAGGCGCTCGTCCACTATGGAGTCAAGGTGCGACTGATACGCGGACCAATGCGGGCTTTGCCGCCCGGAGGTCAACGCCCATACCCAAACAAGGAATCATGGCTCGAATCAATGCATTTAATGAACGCTCACTAGCATTATGGCGAAAAATGACCTTTTGGCAGAAAGTTGGTAGCGTGCTCGCTGTTCTCAGTCTCAATATTCTGGGCTTCGGATTCCTGTATATTACAGGGAGGGTGTTTCAATGGCTCGGGCCAGTTGCTGAGAAATGGGAGCACTCGGTGCCTGTATTCATCGTGATGTGGCTCGGTGTatttttcgtttctttccctCCGTTGGTAGGGTGGTCAACGTTTGGGACGGTGTCTGGTTTCATATTTGGCGTGTGGAAAGG ATGGCTTCTTTATGCGTCGGCCACGGTGCTAGGCTCAATATGCTCCTTCATCGCATCGCGCACCGTCCTGTCCAAATTTGTACACCGACTTGTTGAGCGCGACAAACGGTTTGCAGCTCTTGCGCTGACGCTGAAGTATGATGGACTTAAGCTGTTATGCATGATTCGCCTTTGCCCACTGCCCTACTCAATCTGCAACGGGGCGATTTCTACCTTTCCCACGGTGCAACCCCTGATGTACGGGCTCGCCACCGCTATTATCTCCCCAAAGCTGCTCGTTCCTGCCTTTATTGGCAGTAGGATACGCATATTAAacgagaaaggagaagagatgagTCTAGGCTCAAAGCTTATAAACATATTTAGCATCATTGTTTCCATAGCCGCTGGCATCTTTACCGGGTGGTATATTTATAGAAG GACTCTGGCGCGGGCtcaggagttggaggaaagagagagagaagatatTAGACACTCGCTCGAGGCCGACCACGCGGCTCACCGTCCACAGCGCGCGTTTTCCGACGATCCCATTGTCAACGCTGCAGCGACGACCCTTGCGCgagatgaagaggaacgtATTGGGttcaatgactttgacgaTGATAATGTTGACTTGGTtatcgacgatgatgaccttTCCTCTCGACGGTCAAAGTCACCATACAAGGATGAGTTTACAGACAACGAATCAGACGTCTTTCGAGACGGGGACGGGACGAATACCGACACATATACCCTACATACACACGTTCGACATTAG